GTGTCGCCGGGGAGGCCTATGCATCTTTTGATGAAATCTTTTTTGGGGTCGAGGGGGTATTTGAAGATTATCACATCTCCGCGGACGGGCGAGGCGAACTTTATGTATTTTTTTGTCAGCGGAATCTTCCAGCCGTCACGGAATTTACATGCGAAAAGATGGTCGCCTATCAGATATGTATCCATCATGGAGCCCGATGGTATTTTAAAGGCCTGTATTATGAAATACATCAGGACGGAAACGATGAGGAGAGTCTGAAAGAAAGAGTTCAGCTCCTGCCTGACAGCTTCGGCGTATTTTCTGGGATAGACCTCAAAGAGAAAGGGCAGGCAGCCGAGCGTTGTCAGCGCGACGACTTTGGGCCATTCCC
The sequence above is a segment of the Candidatus Omnitrophota bacterium genome. Coding sequences within it:
- the lepB gene encoding signal peptidase I, which produces MEQLVFFISLGIGAVYLVSILREKWQKIVTGVIVWGGWAIAFWKFNGGEWPKVVALTTLGCLPFLFEVYPRKYAEAVRQELNSFFQTLLIVSVLMYFIIQAFKIPSGSMMDTYLIGDHLFACKFRDGWKIPLTKKYIKFASPVRGDVIIFKYPLDPKKDFIKRCIGLPGDT